The genomic region AAGGGACAGAGAGACAGATAGGTTGACTTGGGACCCCAGGGTCAAGCTGACTAATAGATGGACATAGTATCTGAAAGACTACATGACCTATAGTCCAAGGACAGACAACAGGACTGACCCAAGGTCCCAGGGTAACACTGACTGACAGACAAGTAGGTTGATTGACAGTAATGGAAGGACAGACACATAAATAGGTTGACCCTGCATTCACAGGACAGACACAACAACAGGCTGATCTGAGCCAAAGACGGAGATAATGACCCACAAAGAAGTGGGACTGAGGACCACAGAGAGACGGGTCCAGGCTGACCATCTGCACGGAGACTGAGGCCAAGGCCAGCAACCCTGACTAGTGCCAGAGACTCAGGGTAACCCAGGAGCGCAGGAGACAGACAGGGTGACCCTGACACTGGGCCCAGAAGCTTCCGGGCTTCTCAGGGATGTGGGATCCCTCATCTTTCTCCCTTCTGCCTCTTAGAGAGGAGCCCTCAGTGCTGGGGGATGCTGGGCCTGGGGAGAAGGGAACGAGCTCTGTCCATCTCCTGCCCAGCTGCCTGCTCATGGCGGGGGACGGTCTTGAGGAGACAGCCTTTTGGATCCTTGAGTGGGAGGATGTCACACCTCCATTCctggtttctcttttctccaggcTTGCTTGTTTTGCTCCCAACTCCAGCCTTAACTATAAACACTTACTGTTCCAATTTCCTCCCAGACAGTCTTCTTCTCTGAGCCCAAGACTGGGAGTCAGCAAATTAGATCCAAAATAAGACTTCTGAGCACCTGTTTCCTCACCGGTAAAATGGGGGTGGTAGAAACTGTCTGTTAGGTTTGGCGCACACCAGCCTCAGGCGGTTTAAGGCTGCGGGGAAAGGGGGATGTCAGAGTTAGCGAGGaacatcagggaaggcttcctggaagaggaaggACAGATATTCCAGCTCTATGCTGACTCAGACAAAGAAGCCCCAGGGTCACCAAGGTCAGGAATGAGACACTTACAAACACTCATGcacatgtattcattcaacaaatatttatcgagTGCCTACTACACTTACTGATGCTGAGGATACAGTGGGGACCAAGATGGATGAGGTCCCAACCCTCAGTGAACCACAGTAGTGTAAATTACTAAATAGGATTGCTTTATAAGGTATattaagaagaaaatgacagagtGATATGAGAGACGAGAGGGTTCAGCAAAAGTGGAGGGGCTGACATGGGATGGGTGGTCTGAGGCGCCTCTCTGAGAAGGTGACCTGGGAGCTGAGGAAGAGACCCTGGAGTCACAGGAGGATCTGGGGAAAGGGGGCTCCAGGCAGAGGAggcagcaagtgcaaaggtcggAAGTCAGGAACAAGTTAGGCTGGGTTCCAGGAACCTCTAGGGCACAAATGAAACAGTGGTTTGAGATGAGGTAAGAGAAACAGGCAGGACCAGATGGTTTAGGGCCTGCAAGCCAAGGGGAGATGCTTGGATTTTACTTCAAGTGGGAGGGAGGCCCTTGGAAGGGTTTGAGATGGGGAATAACATGATCTGACatgattagtttttaaaatattccattggTTGCCATGTGGATAATGGATTACAGCAATAGGGTTGGGGCAGGAGGTGGAGGTAGGGGGCAGGAGTGAATGTAGGTCTGAGAAAGCAGAGGATAATGATGGCCTGGATCAGTGTAGTGGCAGCGAATGGACAGACTGAGGATATGTTTTGCAGGAGAGCAGAGGCACTGCCCCCAAGGCTGGATTCCTTTCCCTGAGACAGGATGTCCTGTGTGGATGGCATCAGTCCCATTTGTGGTGAAAATCAATTTCTTCTACATAGAATGGAACTGGGTGGGCTACCTGGAGAAGGCGTTAAGGGAGGCTGCTAGTACATCAACCACATTTCAATGAAAAGAGAGACTGCTTGGTGATCAGGAGGAGCCAGAGGCCTCCACCTAGCATATGCTCCCCCTCTCTATGTGCACATCCCCCTACAGTTCACAAATGCTCACAACAAGGGGTGaaatgaggcttagagagatagaatatccaaggccacacagcaccCAGGGCAAGGGTAAACCCACAAACCCAGCATATCCACCTTGCCTCCTGATCCTCGCCCCAGTGGCTGTGATATAGACAGAAGGGCAAGTGCTGGCCCCTTTCTAGAGAAGgtaaaactgaggcccaggaaaaTTAGGTTATGTGTCCTGGGCTGTTTTAAGACCTTTATGGGCCCTACATCTATCTAtcaagcatattaaaatgcagccATATCAAACGTCGAGCGTAAATTATATATAATCAGATGAAAGCCAAATTGCAGTTGACTGGCGGATATGATGTTCTGTTTTGCAGacatttaattaaacatttattaattttgattCTACAGTTTTTCCCTATGATTTAGAGCCAATTTTTCCCCATGTTTTAGAGCCAATTTTTCCCCCTGGCTTCAGATGTTTTCCCAGGCCCATGAAAACCTTGCAGGCCTTTGGCGATGAGTGTTTAGTGCAGACTGGAAGGGACAGCCACGATTTTTGGTCCTGTTGCCAAAAGGGGCAGAATGAGGCTAAACGGAGACCCTTTTATCCCCAGACTGTAGCATGATCTTTCCATGCTCCCCGCTGACCCAGCGTTCTTGAGTCTCAGAAgtctttctcttcccctcccgCTTCCTTGCTCCAGCCCACAGCAGGCCTGGGCTGGGTGAGCCCTTTGTCTGCAGTTTGCTGGGGCATGGGTGTTGGGAGCTGGCACgggagggggcaggagtgggCAGGGAATTGGGCAGGCAGCCTGTCAGCTGGTGATGGATGCTGGCCGGGCCGGGGCCTCCCTCATGCTGACCTAGGCCAGGAAACAGATGGTCTTCCAGCCTGAGGGAAACTTCCAGGGTGTtgccctcccccaactccccaggCCCCTTCACATTGGACCAGCTGgtatctccttcctgtccaaagCCAGAGCCACAGGACCGGGAGAGGGAATGGGGAGCAGGGAGACAGGCTGGGATGCCTGGTGTGCATTTGGGGCCCTCAGATGCTCTGGGGGTCATCTTGGTCTCTCTCTTAGTTGTCCCCACTTCTGGCATCTCCAGCTCTGTGCTCGGCCCCTTCCTCTGTGCCCTGCCTTAACTCAGCCCTGTCATCTCATGCCTGGACCAAACCCCAGCCTTCACCTGGCCTTCCTCCAAGCCAACCTTCCAGAGTGAGCTTTCTAAGCCACCGAGCTGATCATATCACCCCTGATTCTGGGACCGAATTCAGATTTAGAATGAAGTATGAACTCTTCATTCCAAAAATTCAATGCCCTTCACAATTCTAGTCTTCCAAAGGCCCAGGAAAACCCTCATTTCCAGGCCTGGCAAAACACTGGCCATTCCCCTAAAAAGCCATGTTCTCTTGTGCCTCTATACCTTCACTTCAGTTGGATCTTCCACATGGAATGCCCTTCTGTGCTTcctgtatatgtttccatgcttgCTTTAAAACAGATCAaatgtttcttcctccaggacatctttccTGATCCCCTTCCCCAGCTAAAGTTATCCATCTCCTCTCTGAGTTCCACAGCATCTTAGAGCATCTAGTTCAGCTCTTAGCTTATCTCTCTTTCCCATGTGACTATGAGATACTTGAGGGTACAGGGCCTAGCACATAGCAAGAGGTGAAGATACCCTCACTATGTAAGTGAATGTTCTAGTTGCAGAGATCTTTGTGGGGGACGGGTGATGGTAGGCAGGGGTCCAAAGAATAGTAGCCAGAGGGAGGCAAATTTCTGCTCAATCAGAAGAAACACAATTTGGCTCTTGAGCTGCTCAGAACTGAAGGCTCTGCCTCAGGAGGTAGAGTATCCCTGTTCTGAGAAGTGTGTGAGCAGAGGGGTAGATGCACAGGCCGGGAACTGCCAGAGGGACTCCAGCGCTGGATGGGAGAGTTAGACTGTGGGGCCTTTGCATGTCTTGAGTCAGCTTCTGAGGGATCAGtcctcttccctgtcctcaccGCCATCCCATCGTGTGTCACACTGAGGGTGCATCTACCCCATCCACTGgtcctgggaagacccagggatGGGAAGGAGTGCCCTAAATGGGTGTTTCTGGCCATGTTTTGGGGGGACACTTTGGGTCCCAGAATATGAGTTCTGAAAGGATCTTCAGCGTCATCAACCCCATCCCTCTTGTCGGCACTTGGCaatgctgaggcccagagagggctaCGCCATTGCTCAGACTGGGATACTTATCTGGGGAGACTCTGGGTTTTAGCTGAGCACAAATTCCAGGAAGCACTGTGCTTCCTCCCTTGGGCTGGTGAGACACAGTTGACTACAGAACATCCTGGAAATGCCAGCACTTCACATGTGGGAACAGACCCCAGATCCCTGGCTCCCTGATTCTAGATTCAGGTGATATAGCCATTGAATCTGGTGGGACTTTCTCCCCTGATCTGGAGAAATATGACTCCTAAGGGAGCCGTCTCTGGTTTCAGCAGAGGGCACACCTGTCCTGTGCTTCAGAATTTGGGAGTTGAGTTTGCCAGGAGTGAAGCTGCTGGGCAAGGAACCAGGGCCAGGATCTGTGTGGACAGGTCCTTTGTCACTCTAATGGGCATTGCACTTTATAGTTGCAAACTATCTCATCCATTTAATCCTAACAGCCACTTTAGATGGGATCAGCTAGGATTCAGAGAAGGTCTTCTTCAAAATCACACTGCAAATTAGAAACAAAGTTAGGAATTGAAGTCAAGTCTGCAGGCTCCCTTCCATACCTTCTACAGGGTCACCAGAGTTCCATTCAGTTAAACAAGTTTGCAGTCCTGCAGCCAACATGGATTGGCACCTACCATGTGCAAAGAATTGAGGATGTAGCAGTTAGCAAGCCAACCAGTCATCCTTATGGAGTTCAGTCTGGGGGAGATGGATGCTTAACCAGGCACTTACAACTCACTGTGACAAGTGCAATGTTGGAGGAATGCTAGAGAGAGCCCCTTACCTCAGATGGGGGTGGTCAGCAGAGGCTGCCTGCAAGAAGTCATGTCTAATAGCTTAGCCTTGGATGAAAAGCAAGACTTGTCCAGGTTTAGGGCTAGGATGGGGATTGAAGGGCAAGGCAAGGTGTTCCATGAAAATGAACGTGAGCATCGTGAACATCTGTGATGAGTGCAAAGCAGGTGGAGCTGTCAAGTTTGTTGTGAGCAGTTGGTACCAGAGGAAGCAGCCAAGTTTCAAATGCCAGGGGATCTCTGAGCAGCTTTCCTATGGGGAGAACTGGGCACTCAGAGGTGGGGTTGGGGAAAAGGCCAGGAAGCTGGCAACAGAACTGAAGGCTGGTACCTGAATGGTGCCTGAACCTGTATGTGGGCAACTCTTTATGGCTTACAGTGAGAGGCAGTGTTGTCTAATGGTtagatttgaatcctggttccACTACATCCTAGTTGTGTGACCTCGGACAAGGGACAtaactctctgggtctcagtttcctcatctataaaatggggataataatagggCTAGTGTAAGCTCAGGGTAGCGTATCAGGAATCCTGCAAAGAAAGCAGGACCTAACTCGTCACAGCAATAATGTGATGTTGATAGTGCCGTATGAAAGGCTTGTTGTGTGCCATGCTTCAAGCTGGTGAACCCATTGGGAACAGCTCTGTGAGGTGATCCTTTTGCTATGTCCGTTTCACCGCCTAGGAAACAAGCGGAGAGCAGGAAGTGCCTTGCTCGGGGCTACACTACGCCCCGGCCCTTTGCACTTGCTGGCGGGGGCGAGAGGCTGGTTGGGAGAGGGCGGGGGGGGCCCAGCGCGCGCGACCCCGAGGCCCTGAGCACCGCGTCCTCCCGCAGGTACCTGCGCACCATGTACCTGGGGCTGCAGAGCCGCTGGCGCGGGGAGCGGCTGCGGCGCCACTTCTACTGGCGGATGCTGTTCGAGAGCGCCGACGTGAGCATGCTGCGCCTGCTGGAGACCTTCCTGCGCAGCGCGCCGCAGCTCGTGCTGCAGCTCAGCCTGGTGGTGCACGAAGGCGGCGCGCCCAAACTGCTGCCCGGTGAGCCCCGCCCCGCGCCTGCGCGCCCCCGAGCCCCGCCCCCGGGGCTCACCTGTCTCCAGGATTCAGAGGACAGCGCCACCGGTCTGCTGCCCAGGCTTAAGGCCCCTTGGGGAGGCCCCGTCCACTCCCGCATCCTTGGGCCACTCACTGTCCGGGTTTTAGaggcccctccccttctcctctccccatcTTCCAGGCCTCTGGAGACCCCCCACGTCCCCGCCAATGGCTCACTTACTCTCAATGTTAGGCGACACCTacgcccctccaccccacccccttgccTCCTCTCAGgccctctcccaccctcccttccccattGCCAGGGCAGACGAGACCCCACTTCTCCCAAGTCCAGAGAGGCCCCTGACCCCATCACCACACTGCAGGCTCTCAGGGAAGTTCCCTGTCCGTTTCTTTCCCTAAACTGTCCCCATCCCAGCCTGCCTCTCCTGGGGACCGCTCTGCATCAGACCTTCTCAGTCACCACCCGTTTCCAGAGAGCCTTTCCATCCCGCCCCTGGCTGCTCTTCAGCCCCCTGGAGACTCCGCCCAGGGTTTGTCCTGGTCCCCATGCAGTCTCCCCACGCAGCCACcgtgctgtgctatgctcagtcatgtccgaccctttgcaacttcatggactgtagcccgtcaggctcctctgtccatggaattttccaggcgagaatactggagtgggttgccatttccttcgccaggggatcttcccgacccagggcttgaactggtatctcccaagtctcctgcattagcaggcagattctttaccaccgcgtCACCTGTGTCAGAGGGAAAAAACCACATTCCCTATCTCCCTGGGGCTCCCACTCTCCTCCCACCCAGACTTTGCCTGACACACCCTCAGTGTTTCAAAAGACTCTGTCATCATCTCTCAGGTGCCCCGGACATCCCTTGCCCAGGGTCCCGGGCCCCTATCGAAACTTCCCACCCGGCATTTTCTTCCCATGCCCTCAGCTGTGCTCAGCTTGAATATTCCTTTCCATGCCCCAGCCTCATCTTGGTGGCCTATGACTTCTAACAGTCCCCTCTGGCTCTCCATTCCCTAATCATGACCCTACTTCTTCACCTCCTTTTCACTCCCAGAGTCCTGGACCCTATTTTCCCACCCCCCCGCCAAGACCCCTGAACCCTAACTAGAGCCCTGCACCTGACCCTTACAGAGATCAAAatcaccctcctcccctctcccttgaTGTCCCCACCCCTGTGGAAGCACCTAACCCTGCCACTCTCAGCCCTATATCTGTGTTCTGGAAGACCACCTACCCAGACCCTCCTCACCCCCCTATTGATTTAGAGACCCTGCCCCCCACACTCCTCAGAACCCTGCTCCTGACCCAgacccctccccctttccccagACCCCGACCCAGACCCGTCCCTAACccggccccccccacccccaccctgtctCCACAGCCCTGTCCATCTCCGCCTCGCTCGTGTCCCTGGCCTGGACGCTGGCCTCCTACCAGAAGGTGCTGCGGGACTCTCGGGACGACAAGCGGCCGCTGTCCTACAAGGGCGCCGTGGCCCAGGTGCTGTGGCACCTGTTCGCCATCGCGGCCCGCAGTCTGGCCTTTGCGCTTTTCGCCAGTGTCTACAAGCTCTACTTTGGCATTTTCATCGTGGCCCACTGGTGCGTCATGACCTTCTGGGTCATCCAGGGGGAGACGGACTTCTGCATGTCCAAGTGGGAAGAGATCATCTACAACATGGTAGTGGGCATCATCTACATCTTCTGCTGGTTCAATGTCAAGGAgggccgcagccgccgccgcgtGACCCTCTACTACTGCATCGTTCTGCTGGAGAACGCCGCGCTCACCGGCTTCTGGTACTCCAGCCGCAACTTCTCCACCGACTTCCACTCACTCATTCTGGTCTGTGTAGTGGCCTCCAGCTTCGCGCTGGGCGTATTCTTCATGTGTGTCTACTATTGCCTCCTGCACCCCAACGGGCCCATGCTGAGTCCCCAGGCCCCCGGCTGCATCTTCCCTAAGGCCCCAGGGCCCTGTGGCCCACCAGCCGACGCTGTCACAAGTCCCCCAAGGTCCCTGCCCAGGACTACAGGCCCTGAGCGGGATGGGGCCTCCGTGGGAGGCGAGCGTGCGGGGACCCCCACGCCACCTGTCTTCCAGGTGCGGCCTGGCTTGCCTCCCACACCAGTGGCCCGCACCTtgcggacagaggggcctgtcaTTCGGATTGACCTGCCTCGGAAGAAGTACCCCGCCTGGGATGCTCATTTTATTGACCGCCGGCTCCGGAAGACCATCCTGGCGCTGGAGTACTCCTCACCCACAACACCCCGCCTGCAGTACCGGAGCATCGGGACCTCCCAGGAGCTGCTGGAGTACGAGACCACAGTGTAGGCCAGAGTTCCCCGCGAAAAGGGATGAACTTTGGCTGATCCCACATCGACCACAGTGTTGAGCCCAGAATTGCAGGGCCACCAGGCTGAGGGCGAGTGGATCTGTTGGTCCAAGGGTAGAGTGGCCCCCATCGTTGGGTTCTTTCTTGGGAGGGGACAGCCTTGTGGAGCCCCAGCCCTTGGCCCTGTTTTCAACCCTGCGGCCCATTTCCTAAACTCTTTGGAACCAGGGCCCAGGGCACCAACTGGTGCTACACTCCTCGTGAGCTGCCCCACGTTCATGGAGGCCTCTGTATCAAGGCTGGTGCCAGGGGCCCCACACCTCTCCCTGCCTGGAGTTGGCCACCTGGCAGCCCTGGCAGATCCGCCAGAGGAGGGAGTTCATGACCTAGACCCTGTGCTCCtcagggggtgtgggggtgggctgCCTCTGAG from Muntiacus reevesi chromosome 2, mMunRee1.1, whole genome shotgun sequence harbors:
- the XKR7 gene encoding XK-related protein 7, with product MAAKSDGAVAAAGPGPEGAAGGPRGSAGGRGEATESAGGPGVTGAGGPGPRYELRDCCWVLCALLVFFSDGATDLWLAASYYLEGQHTYFGLTLLFVLLPSLVVQLLSFRWFVYDYTEPAGAPGPAVSTKDSGAGGPVISTKDSAVAFRTKEGSPELGSRPAPSSASTYRRRCCRFCVWLLQTLVHLLQLGQVWRYLRTMYLGLQSRWRGERLRRHFYWRMLFESADVSMLRLLETFLRSAPQLVLQLSLVVHEGGAPKLLPALSISASLVSLAWTLASYQKVLRDSRDDKRPLSYKGAVAQVLWHLFAIAARSLAFALFASVYKLYFGIFIVAHWCVMTFWVIQGETDFCMSKWEEIIYNMVVGIIYIFCWFNVKEGRSRRRVTLYYCIVLLENAALTGFWYSSRNFSTDFHSLILVCVVASSFALGVFFMCVYYCLLHPNGPMLSPQAPGCIFPKAPGPCGPPADAVTSPPRSLPRTTGPERDGASVGGERAGTPTPPVFQVRPGLPPTPVARTLRTEGPVIRIDLPRKKYPAWDAHFIDRRLRKTILALEYSSPTTPRLQYRSIGTSQELLEYETTV